Proteins encoded by one window of Elaeis guineensis isolate ETL-2024a chromosome 12, EG11, whole genome shotgun sequence:
- the LOC105055524 gene encoding uncharacterized protein isoform X7 encodes MRSFQMPGKQEKEEGANSRKGAKTKKPKTSGKLFDGSLHLTDSNPLLLKPSLLSSSSSYSNLKRRGRRLLPRASLRYPTSKTRCQLPPIPLALAPLVGPHPPPARSDEPALSEWERVYLTIDPGVVLLDIAFVPDDLNHAILATTQQSSCKENSIYGMEG; translated from the exons ATGCGAAGCTTTCAAATGCCCGGGAAgcaagagaaggaagaaggagcGAACAGCAGAAAGGGGGCGAAAACCAAGAAACCAAAAACCTCGGGGAAGCTCTTCGATGGCAGCCTTCACCTCACGGATTCAAACCCCCTCCTTCTCAAACCCTCCCTcttgtcttcctcctcctcctactcCAATTTGAAACGGCGCGGCCGCCGTCTCCTCCCACGCGCCTCCCTCCGCTACCCCACTTCCAAGACTCGCTGCCAGTTACCACCCATCCCCCTCGCGCTAGCCCCCCTCGTCGGCCCCCATCCGCCGCCGGCAAGGTCCGACGAGCCCGCCCTCTCCGAGTGGGAGCGCGTCTACCTCACCATCGACCCCGGCGTCGTCCTCCTCGACATTGCCTTCGTCCCCGACGACTTGAACCATG CCATACTGGCAACCACACAACAGAGCAGTTGCAAGGAGAATTCAATATATGGGATGGAGGGTTGA
- the LOC105055524 gene encoding photosystem II stability/assembly factor HCF136, chloroplastic isoform X2, with protein sequence MLWYEGVPMSSWNGTSHRLVLSRIFSQNSKTWTDIVKIEFKGYEDLHSCALSQFYFNIALSHIDISNQCINMLLGVLITLSLPKRTVCSGISGVSYHTGTFNTVNCSPYGNYVAFSSRGNFYLTWEAGQPYWQPHNRAVARRIQYMGWRVDGGLWLLVHGGGLYLSKCTRVCLRGDLLYVQISSFCIYLAILYNSLLLPTY encoded by the exons ATGCTGTGGTATGAAGGTGTACCGATGTCTTCATGGAATGGAACGTCCCACCGTCTCGTCCTATCTCG CATTTTCAGCCAAAACTCCAAAACTTGGACTGACATTGTGAAAATCGAGTTCAAGGGCTACGAAGATCTCCACAGCTGTGCACTTTCACAATTCTATTTTAATATTGCATTATCTCATATAGATATAAGTAACCAATGTATAAACATGCTACTTGGTGTGTTAATCACTTTGAGCTTACCAAAAAG AACAGTCTGTAGTGGCATTAGTGGTGTCAGCTACCATACAGGAACCTTTAACACAGTAAACTGCTCTCCTTACGGCAACTATGTTGCTTTCTCAAGTCGTGGGAACTTCTACTTAACCTGGGAGGCTGGGCAG CCATACTGGCAACCACACAACAGAGCAGTTGCAAGGAGAATTCAATATATGGGATGGAGGGTTGATGGTGGCTTGTGGCTTCTAGTGCATGGTGGTGGACTTTACCTCAGTAAATGCACCAGG GTATGCCTCAGAGGGGATCTTTTGTATGTTCAAATTTCTTCCTTTTGCATTTATTTGGCCATCCTATATAATAGTTTGCTTCTGCCcacatattaa
- the LOC105055524 gene encoding uncharacterized protein isoform X4 produces the protein MLWYEGVPMSSWNGTSHRLVLSRIFSQNSKTWTDIVKIEFKGYEDLHSCALSQFYFNIALSHIDISNQCINMLLGVLITLSLPKRTVCSGISGVSYHTGTFNTVNCSPYGNYVAFSSRGNFYLTWEAGQPYWQPHNRAVARRIQYMGWRVDGGLWLLVHGGGLYLSKCTRVCLRGDLLKRNNEHRLCQLFTNARY, from the exons ATGCTGTGGTATGAAGGTGTACCGATGTCTTCATGGAATGGAACGTCCCACCGTCTCGTCCTATCTCG CATTTTCAGCCAAAACTCCAAAACTTGGACTGACATTGTGAAAATCGAGTTCAAGGGCTACGAAGATCTCCACAGCTGTGCACTTTCACAATTCTATTTTAATATTGCATTATCTCATATAGATATAAGTAACCAATGTATAAACATGCTACTTGGTGTGTTAATCACTTTGAGCTTACCAAAAAG AACAGTCTGTAGTGGCATTAGTGGTGTCAGCTACCATACAGGAACCTTTAACACAGTAAACTGCTCTCCTTACGGCAACTATGTTGCTTTCTCAAGTCGTGGGAACTTCTACTTAACCTGGGAGGCTGGGCAG CCATACTGGCAACCACACAACAGAGCAGTTGCAAGGAGAATTCAATATATGGGATGGAGGGTTGATGGTGGCTTGTGGCTTCTAGTGCATGGTGGTGGACTTTACCTCAGTAAATGCACCAGG GTATGCCTCAGAGGGGATCTTTT GAAAAGGAATAATGAACACAGACTCTGTCAACTATTCACAAATGCACGTTACTAA
- the LOC105055524 gene encoding uncharacterized protein isoform X6, which produces MLWYEGVPMSSWNGTSHRLVLSRIFSQNSKTWTDIVKIEFKGYEDLHSCALSQFYFNIALSHIDISNQCINMLLGVLITLSLPKRTVCSGISGVSYHTGTFNTVNCSPYGNYVAFSSRGNFYLTWEAGQPYWQPHNRAVARRIQYMGWRVDGGLWLLVHGGGLYLSKCTRARVCPLHFGDR; this is translated from the exons ATGCTGTGGTATGAAGGTGTACCGATGTCTTCATGGAATGGAACGTCCCACCGTCTCGTCCTATCTCG CATTTTCAGCCAAAACTCCAAAACTTGGACTGACATTGTGAAAATCGAGTTCAAGGGCTACGAAGATCTCCACAGCTGTGCACTTTCACAATTCTATTTTAATATTGCATTATCTCATATAGATATAAGTAACCAATGTATAAACATGCTACTTGGTGTGTTAATCACTTTGAGCTTACCAAAAAG AACAGTCTGTAGTGGCATTAGTGGTGTCAGCTACCATACAGGAACCTTTAACACAGTAAACTGCTCTCCTTACGGCAACTATGTTGCTTTCTCAAGTCGTGGGAACTTCTACTTAACCTGGGAGGCTGGGCAG CCATACTGGCAACCACACAACAGAGCAGTTGCAAGGAGAATTCAATATATGGGATGGAGGGTTGATGGTGGCTTGTGGCTTCTAGTGCATGGTGGTGGACTTTACCTCAGTAAATGCACCAGG GCAAGAGTTTGTCCATTGCATTTTGGTGACAGATGA
- the LOC105055524 gene encoding uncharacterized protein isoform X1 — protein sequence MLWYEGVPMSSWNGTSHRLVLSRIFSQNSKTWTDIVKIEFKGYEDLHSCALSQFYFNIALSHIDISNQCINMLLGVLITLSLPKRTVCSGISGVSYHTGTFNTVNCSPYGNYVAFSSRGNFYLTWEAGQPYWQPHNRAVARRIQYMGWRVDGGLWLLVHGGGLYLSKCTRVTAFLHSCHMDAIVQESKYDCFPFCHLISIQIFISYFIGKSLSIAFW from the exons ATGCTGTGGTATGAAGGTGTACCGATGTCTTCATGGAATGGAACGTCCCACCGTCTCGTCCTATCTCG CATTTTCAGCCAAAACTCCAAAACTTGGACTGACATTGTGAAAATCGAGTTCAAGGGCTACGAAGATCTCCACAGCTGTGCACTTTCACAATTCTATTTTAATATTGCATTATCTCATATAGATATAAGTAACCAATGTATAAACATGCTACTTGGTGTGTTAATCACTTTGAGCTTACCAAAAAG AACAGTCTGTAGTGGCATTAGTGGTGTCAGCTACCATACAGGAACCTTTAACACAGTAAACTGCTCTCCTTACGGCAACTATGTTGCTTTCTCAAGTCGTGGGAACTTCTACTTAACCTGGGAGGCTGGGCAG CCATACTGGCAACCACACAACAGAGCAGTTGCAAGGAGAATTCAATATATGGGATGGAGGGTTGATGGTGGCTTGTGGCTTCTAGTGCATGGTGGTGGACTTTACCTCAGTAAATGCACCAGGGTAACTGCATTTCTACATTCTTGCCACATGGATGCAATAGTACAAGAGTCAAAATATGACTGCTTCCCTTTTTGCCATTTAATTTCTATCCAAATTTTCATTTCTTATTTTATAGGCAAGAGTTTGTCCATTGCATTTTGGTGA
- the LOC105055524 gene encoding photosystem II stability/assembly factor HCF136, chloroplastic isoform X3, protein MLWYEGVPMSSWNGTSHRLVLSRIFSQNSKTWTDIVKIEFKGYEDLHSCALSQFYFNIALSHIDISNQCINMLLGVLITLSLPKRTVCSGISGVSYHTGTFNTVNCSPYGNYVAFSSRGNFYLTWEAGQPYWQPHNRAVARRIQYMGWRVDGGLWLLVHGGGLYLSKCTRVCLRGDLLFITDDKGFALGSDGVLLPYLG, encoded by the exons ATGCTGTGGTATGAAGGTGTACCGATGTCTTCATGGAATGGAACGTCCCACCGTCTCGTCCTATCTCG CATTTTCAGCCAAAACTCCAAAACTTGGACTGACATTGTGAAAATCGAGTTCAAGGGCTACGAAGATCTCCACAGCTGTGCACTTTCACAATTCTATTTTAATATTGCATTATCTCATATAGATATAAGTAACCAATGTATAAACATGCTACTTGGTGTGTTAATCACTTTGAGCTTACCAAAAAG AACAGTCTGTAGTGGCATTAGTGGTGTCAGCTACCATACAGGAACCTTTAACACAGTAAACTGCTCTCCTTACGGCAACTATGTTGCTTTCTCAAGTCGTGGGAACTTCTACTTAACCTGGGAGGCTGGGCAG CCATACTGGCAACCACACAACAGAGCAGTTGCAAGGAGAATTCAATATATGGGATGGAGGGTTGATGGTGGCTTGTGGCTTCTAGTGCATGGTGGTGGACTTTACCTCAGTAAATGCACCAGG GTATGCCTCAGAGGGGATCTTTT ATTTATCACGGACGACAAAGGTTTTGCACTAGGGAGTGATGGTGTCTTGCTGCCATATCTTGGTTGA
- the LOC105055524 gene encoding uncharacterized protein isoform X5, with product MLWYEGVPMSSWNGTSHRLVLSRIFSQNSKTWTDIVKIEFKGYEDLHSCALSQFYFNIALSHIDISNQCINMLLGVLITLSLPKRTVCSGISGVSYHTGTFNTVNCSPYGNYVAFSSRGNFYLTWEAGQPYWQPHNRAVARRIQYMGWRVDGGLWLLVHGGGLYLSKCTRIYHGRQRFCTRE from the exons ATGCTGTGGTATGAAGGTGTACCGATGTCTTCATGGAATGGAACGTCCCACCGTCTCGTCCTATCTCG CATTTTCAGCCAAAACTCCAAAACTTGGACTGACATTGTGAAAATCGAGTTCAAGGGCTACGAAGATCTCCACAGCTGTGCACTTTCACAATTCTATTTTAATATTGCATTATCTCATATAGATATAAGTAACCAATGTATAAACATGCTACTTGGTGTGTTAATCACTTTGAGCTTACCAAAAAG AACAGTCTGTAGTGGCATTAGTGGTGTCAGCTACCATACAGGAACCTTTAACACAGTAAACTGCTCTCCTTACGGCAACTATGTTGCTTTCTCAAGTCGTGGGAACTTCTACTTAACCTGGGAGGCTGGGCAG CCATACTGGCAACCACACAACAGAGCAGTTGCAAGGAGAATTCAATATATGGGATGGAGGGTTGATGGTGGCTTGTGGCTTCTAGTGCATGGTGGTGGACTTTACCTCAGTAAATGCACCAGG ATTTATCACGGACGACAAAGGTTTTGCACTAGGGAGTGA